In Acetomicrobium sp. S15 = DSM 107314, the sequence GCCATGGAGAAAGCCGGATACGATCGTCCCTTTTCGGCAGCCCTGACGGCATCAGCGGCGACGATAGGTCCCATAATTCCGCCCAGCATCATCATGGTCATATACGGCGTATCGGTCGGGGTGTCCGTAGGGGGCCTTTTTGCCGCCGGCTTCATCCCAGGGGTAATGCTCGGCCTCGCCCTGATGCTCATCGTTTACAGGGAATCGCTAAAAAGAAACTACCCGAAGGAAGGGCACTTCTCCTTTGGTAGGATGCTCAAGAGCCTTTATGGGTCTTTTTGGGCGCTCCTCGCTCCGCTCATAATCTTGGGCGGCATATTGGGAGGGATTTTTACGCCCACGGAGGCCGCTGCCGTGGCTGTGGTCTATTCCTTTTTTGTCGGCAAGTTCGTCTTCCGCGAGATAAAGTGGCGTGACTTGCCCCGCATCTTGCTCGATAGCGGCATAACGACGGCTACTGTATTGTTCATCATATCAACGGCCAACGTCTTTGCTTGGGTCATAGCAGCCAACATGATACCTCTGCGCCTGGCGAACGTTTTTCTCTCTATAACAGATAATCCAGTCTTGTTTCTCTTGCTTGTGAACGTTTTTCTTCTCATCGTGGGCATGTTTATGGAATCGGGAGCAGCTATTATCCTGCTTGCCCCGATACTTGCGCCCATAGCGCATAGATTGGGCGTAGATCCGCTGCACTTTGGTTTCGTCATGGTTTTAAACTTGGCTATAGGCATGGCTACCCCGCCGGTAGGCGTGTGTCTCTTCGTCAGCTGTGGCATAACAGGGCTGTCGCTCGAGGTCATATCCAAAAATGCCATGAAATTTATAGGGGCGGAAATCGCGGTTCTGCTCGTCGTAACGTATATAGAACCGATATCGATGTGGCTCCCGAAGCTACTGGGCTTTTAGGGGTGAAGGACAGCAGGGCTTCGTTAACAGACTCGACGCGGTAGGTGGTAATCCGAGTCAGGGATCGCTATCGGGGCCTTTGGCGTTTGCAGGATGCTCAAGCTCAGAGATGGCCATCTGTTCAGGGGAAACGTCACAGTATGTTTTGAGAGGGATAGTTTCCAGGTCGAACGAAAGACCCTGCAATGCTTTCGAGCGCACAAGAGCTTCTACCGCCGTGCCTGAAATTTTCCCCTCTGATGCGCTTTTTTTCAGGCTTTCGGTCGCCTTTTCGTGGGGAAATCCCTTACGGTAAGGGCGGTCTTCCCTCATAGCAGCGTATATATCTGCCACTTGGAGGATGAGTGACAGGAGCGTCAGCTGATCGCCGCTCACCCCCCAAGGGTAGCCGCTGCCATCCAATCTCTCGTGGTGCGTGGCAGCTACGAAGGCGACGTCGTTTAATTTGTCGAAGTCTTTAAATAACAGATAAGAGAGATAGACATGTTGGCGCATCAATGTCCATTCCTCCGGCGTTAGAGAATGGGCCTTGTGCAGTATCGCGTTGGGCGTGGCGATCTTTCCCAGGTCGTGCATGAAGGCTGCGAGGCGCAGTGTTTTTATTTCCCGTTCGGTAAGCCCCATCTCTTTTCCCAGGAAAACGGCCGTCTGTACTACGTGAAGGGTATGTTTTTTGGTGAAGGGACTTTTGGCGTCTATTACTTGTGACAACGTCTCCATGAAGTGAGACAACTCATCCAGCGATAGAAAGACTACCTCGTCGGCGATGGAAAGGAGCTCTCTTTGCCACCAGTTGGGGTATGCCATGCTTGACCAGAGGTGATCCCTCTTTTCGAGGAGCTTCTGGAGCACGGAGACGGTATTAGGGTCCAACTCGCCGCTCGCGGCGAGGGAAGCGAGCATCTTTAGGATACGCTTTCTCGACAATGGGCCGTCCTCTTTGAGTAGAAACGCTCCCGCTAAGCGGTCACAGGCGTTCATGATGGCCGCAGCAGCTTTTTTCTCCTCTTCCAGATCCAGGTCTTTCAAGATCCTGTAAGGATGATGATGAAGCAGGATGAGCGGAGCGAGTTTCTCTAAAGTCGGCAATCGCCTTATCAGGTCGTAACCAGTTCTTGCATGACGCGGAATGCCCCCTCGCTGTGACAGCTCCTCCTGCAGTCCCTCCAGCGCGGAGATGCTTTCCCAGTAGTCGATTGCGGCTTCGTCTTCGTGATCTTCATGTGGTTCATCATCCCACCACGGATTGGACAGGAACATGCCCAAATCGTGGACGAGGCTTGCACGCACGAGGACCTTGACGGCTAGGCTTCCAAGCCCCATGTTTGTGGCCACCGCCCAGGAGAGGACGGCCACTCTCATATGGTGATCGTCTAAAGCTGGCACTAATCTCTCGAGTAGCTGAATAAATTGAAAAACCAGTCTCAACGGGGAAATTGCGGTGTCCGAAGGGTATGCTCGAACCTTCTCTTTCAAACGCCATCTCTCCCAACCCGTAGGGGATTTATTTGCATGTCAGCGTTGCGACGGTTATCTTGCCGGATTCGACTTCCAAACGGCAGCAGTTGTTCTTTGATTTTTAAGACGCGGATAGGGCTTTTATTCCGCGGGCCAGGAGCCTTTTCGGCATTTCCTTCGCGAGGCGAGAGATGATCTGGGCATGCCAGTCGAAGCTGAAAAACGGCGCCGACCGCTCCGCAACCTCATCGTTGAAGACGAGGTTCATCAGAGAGGCGATAGCCTCGTCGCTCAAATAGCGGGCGAACTGGCGCAGGCGCAGCCCGGCTTCGATTTCTTTCGAAAGCAACGCTCGCCACCTTTCGTCGTAAGCGGAGAGCCTCTCGGAGCTCACGTCGTTCTCTTCCAAGGCTTTGGTTAATACGTCTACCGCTATACTCGCGCAAAGCAGGCCGAAGTAAACGCCTCCCCCCGTGGTGGTCTTTACCTGCCCGGCGGCCTCTCCCACCACAATGACCCCGTTGGAAACGGTTCTTGGCAAGGAGCCCATCGGTATGGAGGCTATAACGGGCGTGGGCGCCCCCCTCAGGCGCGGTCTTATGCGAGAGTCCTCCAGAAATGAGAAAAAGCGCTCCCTTGGGCGGTCGTAAGATAGAAGTCCCACGCGGGCGCGTCCGGGTGATGCCGGCACAACCCAGGCGAATGAGCCCGGAGATATGACCCTACCTATATAGACCTCTACCTCTTCTGCGTCGGCAAAGGAAACATCGGCCTGAGCGCCCCAGATGAAGCGTTTTAAGCGCCCAAGGCCCAGCTTTGTCGTCAGGTTTGATCTTCCACCGCTGGCTATAATCACGCTCCTACTGCGAAAAACCTTCCCCCCTTGCATAGTTATTGTGCAGTCATTAGAGGAAGCGGAAATGGCAGACACTTTAGAACCTGTTTTAATTTGTGCGCCGCACCTGCGCGCAGAATCGGCCAAGAGGGCGTCGAAGTGCGGCCGATTTACGACGCGGGCCAATACGCGGTCGGCCGCATAGCGAGTGCTCGTTCCGAGAGGGCCAAAGACACAGAGGGAAGTTATCGAGCGCTCCACGGCCTCCTCCGGCAGACGGAAACGCCTGAAAGCTTCATCGCCTATTAGGCCGGTGCAGCGAGCTGGCAAGCCAATTTTTTCGTGCTCTTCGACTACGAGGGTGCGAAAACCCTTCTCAGCGAGGAACCGAGCCGCAAAACAGCCGACCGGCCCACCGCCTACAACGATTACGTCGTAGATCAAGGCGCCATCCCCCTTCGCTAAGTTGGCTTAGCGCTGGATTTTCGGAAGCGCAGGTAACTTTTAAGTTGAGCCATTTTTGCGGCGCGCTCGGGGTCGTTGGATGCATTGTGGAGAAATTCGAGGAAGAAGGCCAAAAAGATCGAGAGGAATAGTCCCAATACCCCGGCTATAGCCACCATGAGCCTGCGCTTGGGCTTGTATTTGAGCTCCGGCGGCACGGCAGGGTCCACGACTTGAACCACCATCGCCTCTTGAGCTTCAGCCATTTTAGCTTGTTCATACTGATTCAATATCATTCTGTTGAGCGTTTCATAGAAAGACACGTCTCGTAACTTTCGCAGGTACTCGATGCTCGCCTGGGGAAGCTCTTTCAGAGATATCGCGCTCAAGTTTTCCTTGCTATTTTCTGCTTGAGTTTCAAGCTTTTTTAATTGGCTTCTGAGTCCTTCTAACTCTGCTTGAAGTCGTTGAATCTCTGGGTTTTGAGTAGTAGCAAAACTTCGAAGGGCTGTAAGGCGTATCTCCCGTGAACGGATCTCTGCTTGGAGATTTGCTATGGCGCTCATAAGGCTCGAGGCTTGAGCAGGAGCGCTCAGGATACCGGTTTCCTCCTGATATCTTTTTAGGTCTTCCTCGGCCTGAATTAAAGAAAGTTGAATCTCCTTGAGTTGTCCCTCTAAAAACAGGCGCTGCTGTGCAGCAACTGTTATGGCTAAGTCCTGCATGAGACGCTGCAGTTCCTCCACGGCGGCGTTTGCTATTGTTGCGGCAAGCTTGGGATCTTTGTCTTCAACGGAGACAGTTATAAGGCCCGTTTTAGAGTCCACTTGGGCCGAAAGGGCGTTTGATAGTGTGTCCCTTGCTTCCTGGCGTTTTTCGACCTCGTAGTAAGAAAGGAGATCAAATTTATCGATCAATGTATCCATGATGGTCCGGCTATTTATTATCCCTACCATCATGTTGCTAGGTGTAGGTGCCATTCCCATGGCGCCCCTTGCAAAATCAGGAATATTTACAATGCTGGCAGAAATGCCTGCCTTAGAAAGGGGCGGGACGAGGCGCGTCTCGGCTCTGTATATAGGAGTCATGATGAGGCTTATGACGCCGGTTACAAACGCCACACCCAGCGTGAGCAAGAGTATCAGGCGCTTATGTTTAGCCAGCACCAGAACCAAGTCGAGCAGGTCGATTTCATCTTCTTCATATTCATATGCATATGGCGGAGCGTATGCGTCGGCCGTATGCGTCGGCCGTGTCTTGGAGGCCGCTCCCACAGCGACCTCGTGACCAGCCCCTCCTGAAGCGGCGTCGTCATTTGTTGAGTTGGGATGATGTTCTTCAGCCAATCAATTCACCTCTTATCCCCTCTATTACACATATAATCAAGTAGTATAATTGCTTTAATCGTCAAGGGCGTCCACGACGACAGCGGCGCTTATGGCGACCTTGTACACCATGTCTATAATGTGTGCGGTATCGCGCATACGGCTTGTGACTTGAATTTTTTCAGGCACTACCACCGTGTCACCCTCTTCCAAATGCGGCGGCTTTTTCAGGTTGCCCACTCGGACGGCGCTGCCGTCGGCCCTTAGGAGATACACGCGCCCTCTGTCAGCATTTACGCCGTAACCGCCCGCCTTCTGGATGTAGTAACTGTGGTAACGGTAAGGTTCAAACACAAAGGAGGTCTCATTCAACACCGAGCCAACGACCTGCACGGTCTGAGGTTTTTTGGGGATGTGAAGGCGGTCGCCCTCCTCAAGCTCTATGTCGAAGGGCGTGCGCTTTAAAAGCTCAGGCGGGTCCTCAAGGCGCACGACCACGCGCCCCGTAGCCTTGGTCTTACGGAGCGTATCTAAGAGCCTCCTTTTTTGCTGGGTCCCCCTTTCGACAATCTGGGATTCTTCCGCGGTAAAAGAGGTGGCTGCAGCGGTTGTGCTTACGCTGTAAAGCTCCTTTTCAAGGCGATCGACCATCTCGTCGATGCTCTTCTGCTGTTCTTGTCTTACACTTTCTCTTAAGAAAATAGCCCCTTTTAGGTAGGCCTTGTCTGTGTAACCGCCGGCCCGCTCAATAAGGGAAGACAATGTCTCTCCCTTTCGGACGGTGTATGTGCCGGGATATTTCACCTCACCCGTCACGGTTACAGTGCGGTATAAAGCCCACTCTGGCACGGTCCTGACGAAGAGGTAGTCGTTGGCCTGAAGAACGATGTCATGAGACGGATCTTTCTGAAGCGCCTTTTCTAGATTTATGAGAATCCGCTCGGTGATCGGGCCTTCCTGGGTGACGCGTACCCTTGTCAATTCCGCCTGATTGGAGGCTATGTAGAGCAATCCACCGGCTCGCCCCAATATATCGCTTACCCTAGTCACATTGGGCGTTATGGCAAACTCGCCGGGCTTTGCCACAGCACCTGACACGCGCACCACTTGCCGTAGCAACGGTACCGTATATACCCTAACAAAATCTCCATCTTGTAGGACATAATTTTTAAGCGGTTCCCTTTCTAAGTTTATCAAATCGCCCTCAAAGGCGGTGCGGTACATTTTGTTTTCTACTCTCACGATTTGCACCCGCCCTTGGAAAGCGGTACTGGTGAGACCTCCTGCCAATTCGATGAGGTCGTGTAGCCTGGTGTTGGGAGCGACCTCATAATAAGCAGGGCGTAATACGTTGCCCGAGATCCCCACCACTGTACCAACCCTGGGGATAAAGATGACATCTTCAGGCATAAGGCGTACATCCTTGGTCTTATCTCCCTTGAGGAGAAAGTCGTAGAGGTCGAAATGCGTGATGGTTTTATCTCCTCTCTTCACCTGGATATCACGCAGCGTGCCAGTATATGACGGCCCGCCAGACGCTACCAAGGCATTGATCAGCGTGGAAAGGGAAGAGATAGAGTAAGTCCCCGGACGCCGCGCCTCGCCCACCACATATACGGTGATAGAGCGTAGACGCCCCATTGTGACGTTGATCTCGAAGTTTGTGTAGTAACGACTGTAGGCTTTTTCTATAGCATCTTGAAGTTGAGCAAATGTAAGGCCAGCGGCGCCGATGACGCCGGCGCGTGGCAAGCGCAAATTTCCATCTCGGTCGATGACGATACTCCATTGCCCTTCCACCATCCCCCAAATGGTTATGCGTACTTCATCGCCAGGGCCCATGACGTAGTCAGGCCCTACCGGTATCTGATCTATCGGGGCGAACGTGGACGGAGGCCTCCTGAACAAATCGTAGCCAAACCGGCCTAAGCGACCAGCTCTCTCCGGGAGTGCGCCAGTCTTGGCCTCCTCCTCTTCTGTAGGCGGAGGTGCTATTTCGGGAGGCGTCTCTTCCTCGCCCAATTGGGTGGGGAAGATATCCTCAGGCCCTATTTCAACGTCCGAAACCCCTTCAGATGGTCCACCTTCCTGGCCAGCTGGGATTTCAAAGCCAGGGTAGGCCCCTTCTCCAGGAGCACCGCCAGCGGGGGCTTCGGGAGCAGCCCCTGCGCCTGAAGCCCCAGAACCGCCAGGAGCCTGCGATGGTCCTGTTTGAGCCAATGCAGTTTGACTTAAAAAAGATAGCAAAATGATGACGACTAACATACGAAACTGAAAAGACTTCTTCACACCTATTCCTCCCTCGCCACATAAAGACTTTGCGTCGGTGCTCAAATTCACTATCCTTTAAGACAAAGAAGACACGATTAAACATAATCAAACGGCATCATAAACACAAGAACACGCATCCTAATGCCACCTATTATTCCGCATTCGCCAATGGCAAGTCAAGCGTAATTCCGATGCTGCCGTTACAAAATCATGTAAGCGGCACAGGCTTTGGAGTCGTGCCTCAGGTTTTGTGTCACATCTTTCCCTCGTCACCTCCGCCTTGCTGCTCGAGACTGGCCGCTTTTTGAGTTGACCGTATCTGTGGCATGGGATAAAATGTAAAAGCTAAATCAGTACCATATCTTAGGGAGGAGGGATAGAAATGGGCAAATATTTGAAAGTTGTGGGAGTTTTGAGTGCGATCTTGCTTTTGGGGTTCAGCGCGGCTTCTGCCGCGGATGTGGTGCAGCTCACGCTGGCTACCGGCGGGACAGCAGGTACATACTATCCTTTGGGCGGTGCCATAGGGCAGATAATAAGCCAGAAAACGGGCGTGGTTAATATCACCGCTCAGGCCACAGGCGCCTCTGTGGAGAACATGAACCTCCTCGCCGCAGGCGACGTGGACCTGGCGTTAGTTCAGAACGACATAGCAGATTATGCCTGGAACGGCACAGAGTTCTTCAAGAAGCCTATAAAGAACTTCCGTGCCATAGCTCGCCTTTACCCTGAACATATCCAGGTGGTGACCTATGCCGATAGTCCCATCAACTCCATAGCGGACTTCAAGGGGCGCAAGATCTCTGTCGGCGCTCCTGGCAGCGGCAACGAAGCCAACGCAAGGCAAATTTTTGAGGTCTATGGCGTTACCTACAAAGATATTCAACCATTTTTTCTCTCTTATGCAGAAACGGCTGACCATTTCAAGGATAGGATGATAGATGCCTTCCAGTTTACGACCGGCGCGCCCAACTCCGCTATTCAGGACATCTGCTCGCTCATAAAGATAAAGTTTATCGAAATTAAGGGCGAAAAACGCGAAGAACTGATGAAGAAATATCCCTTCTTTGCCAAAGAAGTGATAAAGGCCGGCACATATCAGGGGCAGACTGAAGATGTAGAAACTGTGGCCGTCCAGGCCATCCTCGTGGTGAGGGAAGATCTGCCCGAAGACGTCGTTTATAATGTCACTAAGGGGCTCTTTGAGAACCTGAACGAAATAAGGCAGGCTCACTATAAGGCCAACGATACTACGCTCGAGAGGGCGACCGAAGCCATAACCGTCCCCTTCCATCCAGGGGCCATCAAATATTACAAAGAGGCGGGCATCTGGAAGGAGTAACAAACCTGCCATCGACGTCTAAACTGTTGGGGGGAGGTTGTTAAATCTCCCCCCAATTTTTTTACATCTGACTTATAATAAGAGCGAGATAACCGCAGAATAGCTCGTCATTTTAAGGAGGTTGCGACATGGACAAAGGAGGCT encodes:
- a CDS encoding TRAP transporter large permease, encoding MTWVILISFVVTLVFGVPLAVVLGATGFTTLIFMGIPLEVVAQRMFTGIDSFPLMAVPFFILAGDLMNRGGTTIRLINFANSLVGHIRGGLGHANVVANMFMAGISGSSVADASAIGSIMIPAMEKAGYDRPFSAALTASAATIGPIIPPSIIMVIYGVSVGVSVGGLFAAGFIPGVMLGLALMLIVYRESLKRNYPKEGHFSFGRMLKSLYGSFWALLAPLIILGGILGGIFTPTEAAAVAVVYSFFVGKFVFREIKWRDLPRILLDSGITTATVLFIISTANVFAWVIAANMIPLRLANVFLSITDNPVLFLLLVNVFLLIVGMFMESGAAIILLAPILAPIAHRLGVDPLHFGFVMVLNLAIGMATPPVGVCLFVSCGITGLSLEVISKNAMKFIGAEIAVLLVVTYIEPISMWLPKLLGF
- a CDS encoding HD-GYP domain-containing protein codes for the protein MKEKVRAYPSDTAISPLRLVFQFIQLLERLVPALDDHHMRVAVLSWAVATNMGLGSLAVKVLVRASLVHDLGMFLSNPWWDDEPHEDHEDEAAIDYWESISALEGLQEELSQRGGIPRHARTGYDLIRRLPTLEKLAPLILLHHHPYRILKDLDLEEEKKAAAAIMNACDRLAGAFLLKEDGPLSRKRILKMLASLAASGELDPNTVSVLQKLLEKRDHLWSSMAYPNWWQRELLSIADEVVFLSLDELSHFMETLSQVIDAKSPFTKKHTLHVVQTAVFLGKEMGLTEREIKTLRLAAFMHDLGKIATPNAILHKAHSLTPEEWTLMRQHVYLSYLLFKDFDKLNDVAFVAATHHERLDGSGYPWGVSGDQLTLLSLILQVADIYAAMREDRPYRKGFPHEKATESLKKSASEGKISGTAVEALVRSKALQGLSFDLETIPLKTYCDVSPEQMAISELEHPANAKGPDSDP
- a CDS encoding NAD(P)/FAD-dependent oxidoreductase — protein: MIYDVIVVGGGPVGCFAARFLAEKGFRTLVVEEHEKIGLPARCTGLIGDEAFRRFRLPEEAVERSITSLCVFGPLGTSTRYAADRVLARVVNRPHFDALLADSARRCGAQIKTGSKVSAISASSNDCTITMQGGKVFRSRSVIIASGGRSNLTTKLGLGRLKRFIWGAQADVSFADAEEVEVYIGRVISPGSFAWVVPASPGRARVGLLSYDRPRERFFSFLEDSRIRPRLRGAPTPVIASIPMGSLPRTVSNGVIVVGEAAGQVKTTTGGGVYFGLLCASIAVDVLTKALEENDVSSERLSAYDERWRALLSKEIEAGLRLRQFARYLSDEAIASLMNLVFNDEVAERSAPFFSFDWHAQIISRLAKEMPKRLLARGIKALSAS
- a CDS encoding GumC family protein, with the protein product MAEEHHPNSTNDDAASGGAGHEVAVGAASKTRPTHTADAYAPPYAYEYEEDEIDLLDLVLVLAKHKRLILLLTLGVAFVTGVISLIMTPIYRAETRLVPPLSKAGISASIVNIPDFARGAMGMAPTPSNMMVGIINSRTIMDTLIDKFDLLSYYEVEKRQEARDTLSNALSAQVDSKTGLITVSVEDKDPKLAATIANAAVEELQRLMQDLAITVAAQQRLFLEGQLKEIQLSLIQAEEDLKRYQEETGILSAPAQASSLMSAIANLQAEIRSREIRLTALRSFATTQNPEIQRLQAELEGLRSQLKKLETQAENSKENLSAISLKELPQASIEYLRKLRDVSFYETLNRMILNQYEQAKMAEAQEAMVVQVVDPAVPPELKYKPKRRLMVAIAGVLGLFLSIFLAFFLEFLHNASNDPERAAKMAQLKSYLRFRKSSAKPT
- a CDS encoding SLBB domain-containing protein, encoding MKKSFQFRMLVVIILLSFLSQTALAQTGPSQAPGGSGASGAGAAPEAPAGGAPGEGAYPGFEIPAGQEGGPSEGVSDVEIGPEDIFPTQLGEEETPPEIAPPPTEEEEAKTGALPERAGRLGRFGYDLFRRPPSTFAPIDQIPVGPDYVMGPGDEVRITIWGMVEGQWSIVIDRDGNLRLPRAGVIGAAGLTFAQLQDAIEKAYSRYYTNFEINVTMGRLRSITVYVVGEARRPGTYSISSLSTLINALVASGGPSYTGTLRDIQVKRGDKTITHFDLYDFLLKGDKTKDVRLMPEDVIFIPRVGTVVGISGNVLRPAYYEVAPNTRLHDLIELAGGLTSTAFQGRVQIVRVENKMYRTAFEGDLINLEREPLKNYVLQDGDFVRVYTVPLLRQVVRVSGAVAKPGEFAITPNVTRVSDILGRAGGLLYIASNQAELTRVRVTQEGPITERILINLEKALQKDPSHDIVLQANDYLFVRTVPEWALYRTVTVTGEVKYPGTYTVRKGETLSSLIERAGGYTDKAYLKGAIFLRESVRQEQQKSIDEMVDRLEKELYSVSTTAAATSFTAEESQIVERGTQQKRRLLDTLRKTKATGRVVVRLEDPPELLKRTPFDIELEEGDRLHIPKKPQTVQVVGSVLNETSFVFEPYRYHSYYIQKAGGYGVNADRGRVYLLRADGSAVRVGNLKKPPHLEEGDTVVVPEKIQVTSRMRDTAHIIDMVYKVAISAAVVVDALDD
- a CDS encoding TAXI family TRAP transporter solute-binding subunit, translating into MGKYLKVVGVLSAILLLGFSAASAADVVQLTLATGGTAGTYYPLGGAIGQIISQKTGVVNITAQATGASVENMNLLAAGDVDLALVQNDIADYAWNGTEFFKKPIKNFRAIARLYPEHIQVVTYADSPINSIADFKGRKISVGAPGSGNEANARQIFEVYGVTYKDIQPFFLSYAETADHFKDRMIDAFQFTTGAPNSAIQDICSLIKIKFIEIKGEKREELMKKYPFFAKEVIKAGTYQGQTEDVETVAVQAILVVREDLPEDVVYNVTKGLFENLNEIRQAHYKANDTTLERATEAITVPFHPGAIKYYKEAGIWKE